The following proteins come from a genomic window of Sulfitobacter indolifex:
- a CDS encoding Lrp/AsnC family transcriptional regulator, with protein sequence MTVRIDETDRKILAQLQRDASQSLDDIAREVGSSKTPVWNRIRKLREAGVIGQQTVVLDSEALGFEACFFVLIRTSEHEAAWQAAFLKALQDRPEVQEAHRLAGDIDYILKVRVKNARAYDVFYQALISEVKVHNVTALLSMEEIKSTTMLPL encoded by the coding sequence ATGACTGTCCGAATAGATGAGACCGACCGGAAGATTTTGGCGCAGCTTCAGCGCGATGCGAGCCAATCATTGGACGATATTGCGCGCGAAGTGGGCTCTTCGAAGACCCCTGTATGGAATCGCATTCGCAAGTTGCGGGAGGCCGGGGTGATCGGCCAGCAGACAGTAGTGCTGGATTCAGAGGCGCTTGGGTTTGAGGCGTGTTTCTTTGTTCTGATCCGCACGTCAGAGCATGAGGCGGCTTGGCAGGCGGCATTTCTCAAGGCGCTACAGGACCGGCCCGAGGTGCAGGAAGCGCACCGTCTGGCGGGGGATATCGACTATATTTTGAAGGTGCGGGTGAAGAATGCGCGGGCCTATGACGTGTTCTATCAGGCGCTGATCTCAGAGGTGAAGGTGCACAACGTCACAGCGCTTTTGTCGATGGAAGAGATCAAATCGACGACAATGTTGCCGTTGTAA
- the tpiA gene encoding triose-phosphate isomerase yields the protein MRPKIAAGNWKMNGTAASLAELHSLATGLPENPPQVVICPPSTLLFRATDATHGSPIRIGAQDCHAEDGGAYTGDISASMVADTGASHVILGHSERRDAHRETDADVQAKTCAAWGAGLTAIICIGESEAQRDADQTLDIIGSQLDGSLPDAVDAENTVIAYEPIWAIGTGKVPSIAQIKEVHDFIRTRLIDRFGTEIGNALPLLYGGSVKAANAVEIFAVENVDGALVGGASLKAADFAPIVAALAQS from the coding sequence ATGCGCCCCAAAATCGCCGCCGGCAACTGGAAGATGAACGGCACCGCCGCCTCTTTGGCGGAGCTTCACAGCCTTGCCACTGGCCTGCCCGAAAACCCGCCACAGGTCGTGATCTGCCCGCCCAGCACCCTGCTGTTCCGCGCAACTGACGCGACCCACGGCAGCCCGATCCGGATCGGCGCGCAGGATTGCCATGCCGAAGATGGGGGTGCTTATACGGGCGATATATCTGCCTCCATGGTGGCCGACACCGGGGCGAGCCATGTGATCCTTGGCCATTCCGAACGCCGCGATGCGCATCGCGAGACCGACGCTGATGTGCAAGCCAAGACCTGCGCCGCTTGGGGTGCAGGCCTCACCGCCATCATCTGCATTGGCGAGAGCGAGGCCCAGCGTGACGCAGACCAAACGCTCGACATCATCGGCAGCCAGCTTGATGGCTCCCTCCCCGATGCCGTTGACGCTGAGAATACCGTGATCGCCTATGAGCCCATCTGGGCCATTGGCACCGGTAAAGTGCCCAGCATCGCACAGATCAAAGAAGTGCATGACTTCATCCGCACGCGCCTCATCGATCGTTTCGGTACAGAGATCGGCAATGCGTTGCCCCTACTCTACGGCGGCTCGGTGAAAGCAGCAAATGCGGTCGAGATCTTTGCAGTAGAGAATGTCGACGGCGCGCTTGTCGGCGGGGCCAGCCTCAAGGCTGCGGATTTCGCGCCCATCGTCGCAGCGCTCGCGCAGTCCTAA
- a CDS encoding HesB/IscA family protein, with amino-acid sequence MFGIPGKQAVTMTPKAAGQIAKLMQSAGHAGLRIGVKKGGCAGMEYTMDYVEATDPNDEVVEQDGARVMIAPMAQMFLFGTEIDYETTLLESGFKFRNPNVTEACGCGESIKFDESLNESLGAK; translated from the coding sequence ATGTTTGGCATACCCGGCAAGCAAGCCGTCACCATGACCCCCAAAGCCGCTGGCCAGATTGCAAAGCTGATGCAATCGGCGGGCCATGCGGGGCTGCGCATTGGCGTCAAAAAAGGCGGCTGTGCAGGCATGGAATATACCATGGATTACGTCGAAGCGACCGACCCTAACGATGAAGTCGTTGAGCAGGACGGCGCGCGGGTAATGATCGCGCCGATGGCGCAGATGTTCCTTTTCGGCACTGAAATCGACTATGAGACAACGCTGCTCGAGTCCGGCTTCAAGTTCCGCAATCCTAATGTGACCGAAGCCTGCGGTTGTGGCGAATCCATCAAGTTCGACGAAAGCCTCAACGAAAGCCTCGGCGCGAAGTAA
- a CDS encoding DUF3307 domain-containing protein — MTEQAITTALACLLAHLLADFVFQTNAMVTAKRKPQVLLLHGVIVFTLTALALGGSLIPAALLALAHVAIDAAKTYAVPEQHRERLWPYLTDQAAHLVTITLLAFYAPEAFASGIWAAHSTTLIPPALFLAGLITATLAGGPAVGGLMLPHKAQAQPDGLDNAGRIIGLLERALIFLMVMIGEPAGIGFLIAAKSILRFDTVKKNQKISEYVIIGTLASFGWALIAAFATKAAMNSH, encoded by the coding sequence ATGACCGAACAGGCCATCACCACCGCCCTCGCTTGCCTGCTCGCCCATCTGTTGGCAGATTTCGTCTTTCAGACAAATGCGATGGTGACTGCCAAACGCAAACCCCAAGTGCTCCTGCTGCACGGCGTCATCGTCTTTACCCTGACGGCACTGGCCCTTGGCGGCAGCCTCATCCCCGCCGCCCTTCTCGCCCTCGCCCATGTCGCGATTGATGCGGCCAAAACCTACGCCGTGCCAGAGCAACACCGCGAACGACTTTGGCCCTATCTCACCGATCAGGCCGCGCATCTCGTCACCATCACGCTGCTCGCCTTCTATGCGCCTGAGGCTTTCGCCAGCGGCATCTGGGCCGCCCACAGCACAACGCTCATTCCGCCCGCCCTCTTTCTTGCGGGGCTGATCACCGCCACCCTTGCGGGCGGCCCAGCGGTGGGGGGCCTGATGCTGCCTCATAAGGCGCAGGCCCAGCCCGATGGGCTTGATAATGCGGGCCGTATCATCGGCTTGCTGGAACGTGCGCTGATTTTCCTCATGGTTATGATTGGTGAGCCTGCGGGCATCGGCTTTCTCATCGCGGCAAAATCAATTCTGCGGTTCGATACGGTGAAAAAGAACCAGAAGATCAGCGAATACGTCATTATCGGTACGCTGGCCTCTTTTGGCTGGGCGCTCATCGCGGCCTTTGCCACCAAGGCTGCAATGAATTCCCACTGA
- a CDS encoding glycerophosphodiester phosphodiesterase family protein, whose protein sequence is MRKLISFAALALTPGMALADAHAAATPVEYGPRPAYLVDKLPDGALKDKLASCMGQDASKSDFSIGHRGAPLMFPEHTVQSNVAAARMGAGILECDVTFTADHELVCRHAQNDLHTTTNILVSDLAEKCTTGFTAAAGDTPASAECRTSDITLEEFRTLTPKMDSADNTATTAEDYQGGVATFRTQLYSDKADLMTHAESIDLFKSLGAKFTPELKSASVEMPHDGFSQEDYAQKLVDEYVAAGIPASDVWPQSFNLDDVLYWVENTPEFGKQAVYLVQWEDGFDEQNPETWAEDFADLKAKGVNYLAPSLNMLLTNKDGAIAGSDYAMAAKEAGLTLIAWTLERSGPLASGGGWYFQSVNDIVKDDSDYLVALDVLAQDVGVAGVFSDWPATVTYYANCMGL, encoded by the coding sequence ATGCGTAAACTTATTTCTTTTGCCGCTCTGGCCCTCACGCCCGGTATGGCGCTGGCCGATGCCCATGCCGCCGCCACGCCTGTCGAATACGGCCCCCGTCCGGCCTATCTGGTGGATAAGCTGCCCGACGGCGCGTTGAAGGACAAGCTGGCGTCCTGCATGGGTCAAGATGCCTCCAAGTCTGATTTCTCCATCGGTCACCGTGGCGCGCCGCTGATGTTTCCCGAACATACTGTGCAATCCAACGTCGCTGCGGCCCGCATGGGCGCAGGCATTCTGGAATGCGACGTGACCTTCACTGCCGATCATGAACTGGTCTGCCGTCACGCGCAGAACGATCTGCACACCACCACCAACATCCTCGTCTCCGATCTGGCTGAAAAATGCACGACTGGCTTTACCGCTGCCGCGGGCGACACGCCCGCCAGCGCCGAATGCCGCACCTCTGACATCACCTTGGAAGAGTTCCGCACCCTGACCCCGAAGATGGACAGCGCCGACAATACCGCCACGACGGCCGAAGACTATCAAGGCGGTGTGGCGACCTTCCGCACCCAGCTTTACAGCGACAAAGCCGATCTGATGACCCATGCGGAATCCATCGACCTGTTCAAATCCTTGGGCGCCAAGTTCACCCCCGAGCTAAAATCCGCTTCCGTCGAGATGCCCCATGATGGTTTTTCACAGGAAGATTACGCGCAAAAGCTGGTCGATGAATATGTCGCCGCTGGCATCCCCGCCTCTGATGTCTGGCCACAGTCCTTCAACCTCGACGATGTGCTCTATTGGGTTGAAAACACACCCGAATTCGGTAAGCAGGCCGTTTATCTGGTGCAGTGGGAAGATGGTTTTGACGAACAGAACCCCGAAACATGGGCCGAAGATTTCGCTGACCTCAAAGCCAAGGGCGTGAATTATCTTGCCCCATCGCTTAACATGCTGCTGACCAACAAGGACGGCGCGATTGCGGGCTCCGATTACGCCATGGCCGCGAAAGAAGCGGGCCTGACCCTGATCGCCTGGACGCTGGAGCGGTCCGGCCCGCTGGCCTCCGGTGGCGGTTGGTACTTCCAGTCGGTTAATGACATCGTGAAAGATGACAGCGACTATCTGGTGGCACTGGATGTGCTGGCCCAAGACGTGGGCGTGGCCGGTGTCTTCTCCGACTGGCCCGCGACTGTGACCTACTACGCGAACTGCATGGGCCTCTGA
- a CDS encoding SUF system Fe-S cluster assembly protein, which produces MTEQTQPLEGTPLIAPSSTDHPLYEQVVEACRTVYDPEIPVNIYELGLIYTIDINAENEVDIKMSLTAPGCPVAGEMPGWVADAVEPLAGVKQVEVALVWEPPWGMDMMSDEARLELGFM; this is translated from the coding sequence ATGACCGAACAGACCCAACCGCTCGAAGGGACGCCGCTGATTGCGCCCTCTTCCACCGATCACCCGCTTTATGAGCAGGTCGTCGAGGCTTGTCGCACGGTCTATGATCCTGAAATCCCGGTCAATATCTATGAACTGGGGTTGATCTATACCATCGACATCAATGCTGAGAACGAAGTCGACATCAAGATGTCGCTGACCGCGCCGGGCTGCCCCGTCGCAGGTGAGATGCCCGGTTGGGTAGCGGATGCTGTCGAACCGCTTGCTGGCGTCAAACAAGTCGAAGTGGCGCTGGTTTGGGAACCGCCATGGGGCATGGACATGATGTCTGACGAAGCGCGGCTTGAACTGGGCTTCATGTAA
- the rimK gene encoding 30S ribosomal protein S6--L-glutamate ligase, with protein sequence MEKLTFGWEEWVALPDLGLPAIKAKVDTGARTSALHAHDIEVFGPASKPKVRFNVHPISGREDISITCSAPIIDRREVTSSNGESEHRFVIATTIEVNGQNWPIDVTLTNRAGMTSRMLLGRQALTEHINISATERRLQPDLNYDVYHTASLRHTAPQRALRIAVLSREDNYSTRRLVEVGEARGHVVEVIDTTRCYMAINQLAPEVHYDGKRLPRYDAVIPRIGASITPYGTAVIRQFETIGTYCVNGSAGITASRDKLHAHQVLAAKKIGMPTTAFAASPKDTSNLMALVGTAPLIVKLLESTQGKGVVLAETKKAAESVIDAFRGLRANFLVQDFVKEAAGEDIRCLVVAGKVVASMKRTGADGDFRSNLHRGGSAKVVRISKEERDTAVRAARAFSLGIAGVDLLRSETGPKVLEVNSSPGFEGIEKATSKDIVGKVYDEIEARVKPQPARRRKGV encoded by the coding sequence ATGGAAAAACTAACATTCGGCTGGGAAGAATGGGTTGCCCTGCCCGATCTTGGCCTGCCCGCCATCAAAGCCAAAGTAGACACCGGCGCGCGCACCTCGGCGCTGCATGCCCATGATATCGAAGTTTTTGGCCCCGCATCGAAACCCAAAGTGCGTTTTAACGTGCATCCCATTTCGGGGCGCGAAGATATCTCAATCACCTGTTCCGCGCCAATTATTGACCGGCGCGAAGTGACATCCTCCAACGGTGAATCTGAACATCGCTTCGTCATCGCCACAACCATTGAGGTTAACGGCCAAAACTGGCCCATTGACGTGACCCTGACCAACCGCGCCGGGATGACCAGCCGCATGTTGCTGGGCCGTCAGGCGCTGACTGAGCATATCAACATCTCTGCAACCGAGCGGCGTTTGCAGCCTGACCTGAACTATGATGTCTACCATACCGCGAGCCTGCGCCACACCGCGCCACAGCGCGCGCTGCGCATCGCCGTCCTCAGCCGGGAAGACAACTACTCCACCCGCCGTCTAGTTGAGGTTGGAGAGGCGCGCGGCCATGTGGTTGAGGTGATCGATACCACGCGCTGCTATATGGCGATCAACCAGCTAGCCCCCGAGGTGCATTACGACGGCAAGCGCCTGCCCCGCTATGACGCCGTGATCCCGCGCATCGGCGCGTCAATCACCCCCTATGGCACCGCCGTGATCCGCCAGTTTGAGACGATCGGCACCTATTGCGTCAACGGCTCTGCCGGGATCACTGCCAGCCGCGACAAGTTGCACGCGCATCAGGTGTTGGCCGCGAAAAAGATCGGCATGCCCACCACGGCCTTTGCCGCCTCGCCGAAAGATACGTCGAACCTGATGGCGCTGGTGGGCACTGCGCCACTGATCGTAAAGCTGCTGGAATCGACCCAAGGTAAAGGCGTTGTGCTGGCCGAAACCAAAAAGGCCGCCGAGAGCGTTATCGACGCCTTCCGGGGCCTGCGCGCCAACTTCCTTGTGCAGGATTTCGTCAAGGAAGCCGCCGGTGAAGACATCCGCTGTCTGGTGGTTGCAGGCAAGGTCGTGGCCTCAATGAAACGTACCGGAGCGGACGGGGACTTCCGCTCGAACCTGCACCGGGGCGGCTCGGCCAAGGTCGTGCGCATCTCGAAAGAAGAGCGCGACACCGCCGTGCGCGCGGCGCGGGCCTTTAGCCTTGGTATCGCCGGGGTGGACCTGCTGCGCTCTGAGACGGGGCCAAAGGTGCTTGAGGTCAACTCCTCTCCCGGGTTCGAGGGAATTGAGAAGGCGACAAGCAAAGATATTGTCGGTAAGGTCTATGATGAGATCGAAGCCCGTGTGAAGCCGCAACCTGCGCGGCGTCGCAAGGGAGTATGA
- a CDS encoding mechanosensitive ion channel family protein, whose product MLGLALFLGAAVGQAQEGWFETTELNPGLPPPPETLDRGTPMAALESFIYLTDNGHYSSAAHILDLSDLPQGDQAAIGAERAFQLSVLMERKVVVPWGKLADRPDGWLSGSAENNDTGRVRRSLLIDRLELGGHEVPLRLNRIKPGKDAEPVWVFSRQSTDNIPHLHAQYGPTDLETMLPDWLRIRAFWGMYLWEVLFLPLLLVGALTAGWFAFGIMRRLGEVAKRRWMRFVLRSFRWPAAIALCAAIIGTATSRVLVVSGFIDAVLSPILLIAYVTAGTLAIVFTFDEIFDRISPNNAYELADPMNAHMRSIATTIAAARKGVIVIAVLVASGVILVSSNADNTIGLSLLASAGAVTIVLGFAAREVLGNILASIQIALNRSARIGDQLIFEGHFCTVERIHFTYVQLLNWNGTRLIVPVSYFVSDAFENWSIEDHAMIRPIILTLSQNADVAALRRVFFDLLARENPDDVKPMDKAKVHVLEQDAFGIKVRFELPTDNAATFWDIECRVREELLAAAAKMEREDNIRMLPPAPADMGKP is encoded by the coding sequence GTGCTGGGACTGGCGCTTTTTCTGGGCGCGGCCGTCGGGCAAGCGCAAGAAGGATGGTTCGAAACCACTGAGCTAAACCCCGGTCTGCCGCCCCCGCCTGAGACATTGGATCGCGGCACACCGATGGCCGCACTTGAGAGCTTCATCTACCTGACCGACAATGGCCACTATTCAAGTGCTGCACATATTCTCGATCTGTCGGATCTGCCTCAAGGGGACCAAGCGGCCATAGGCGCAGAGCGTGCTTTTCAACTTTCGGTCCTGATGGAGCGTAAGGTCGTCGTGCCATGGGGGAAGCTGGCGGATCGCCCCGACGGTTGGCTCTCCGGCTCTGCTGAAAACAATGACACTGGACGCGTGCGCCGCTCTTTGCTGATCGACCGACTGGAGCTTGGCGGCCATGAGGTGCCATTGCGGCTGAACCGGATCAAACCGGGCAAAGATGCTGAACCCGTTTGGGTTTTCTCACGCCAAAGCACGGACAACATCCCGCATCTTCACGCCCAATACGGCCCAACCGACCTTGAGACGATGCTACCCGATTGGCTTAGGATCAGGGCGTTTTGGGGGATGTATTTATGGGAGGTGCTGTTTCTGCCCCTTCTGCTGGTGGGGGCATTAACCGCAGGTTGGTTCGCCTTCGGCATCATGCGCCGTCTGGGTGAGGTCGCCAAGCGCCGCTGGATGCGTTTTGTGCTGCGGTCCTTCCGTTGGCCTGCGGCTATTGCACTCTGTGCTGCCATCATCGGCACCGCGACCAGCCGGGTCTTGGTCGTGTCAGGCTTTATTGACGCGGTGCTCAGCCCGATTTTGCTGATCGCCTATGTGACGGCTGGCACCCTCGCCATCGTCTTTACCTTTGATGAGATTTTCGACCGGATCAGCCCCAACAACGCCTATGAGCTGGCCGATCCGATGAACGCGCACATGCGGTCGATCGCCACCACAATCGCGGCGGCGCGCAAAGGGGTGATCGTGATCGCGGTGCTGGTGGCCTCTGGTGTGATCCTGGTATCGAGCAACGCCGATAACACGATTGGCCTATCGTTGCTGGCCTCTGCGGGTGCGGTAACCATCGTGCTGGGTTTTGCCGCGCGCGAGGTTTTGGGCAATATCCTCGCCTCTATCCAGATCGCGCTAAACCGCTCCGCTCGGATTGGGGATCAGCTGATTTTTGAGGGGCATTTTTGCACCGTGGAGCGTATCCACTTCACCTATGTGCAACTTCTGAACTGGAACGGCACGCGGCTGATCGTTCCGGTAAGCTATTTCGTTTCTGACGCCTTTGAGAATTGGTCGATCGAAGACCATGCCATGATCCGGCCCATCATCCTGACCCTGTCGCAGAATGCTGACGTCGCGGCCCTGCGCCGGGTCTTTTTTGACCTCCTCGCGCGGGAAAACCCCGACGACGTGAAGCCAATGGACAAGGCGAAGGTCCATGTGCTTGAACAAGACGCATTTGGCATCAAAGTTCGGTTTGAGCTGCCGACCGACAACGCGGCGACCTTTTGGGACATCGAATGCCGCGTGCGCGAAGAACTGTTGGCCGCGGCAGCAAAGATGGAACGAGAAGACAACATTCGCATGTTGCCTCCGGCCCCTGCGGATATGGGCAAACCCTAA
- a CDS encoding NfeD family protein: MAGWLALWWVWLCAALALGVVELVLPGSIFLGFALGALAMALIVAFWAPVNVALLLALFAVLSLIAWVVLRVLFKRQSSGARIVTRDINDG; encoded by the coding sequence ATGGCGGGCTGGTTGGCGCTTTGGTGGGTTTGGCTCTGCGCGGCACTGGCACTTGGCGTGGTTGAGCTTGTGTTGCCCGGCTCGATCTTTTTGGGCTTTGCCCTTGGCGCGCTCGCGATGGCGCTGATCGTGGCATTTTGGGCGCCCGTCAATGTTGCGCTGCTACTGGCCCTCTTTGCGGTCTTGTCGCTGATCGCTTGGGTGGTGCTGCGTGTGTTGTTCAAACGCCAGTCCAGCGGGGCGCGGATCGTCACCCGCGACATTAACGACGGTTAA
- a CDS encoding SPFH domain-containing protein: MLIGLLENNLAWLLLALLVVILILKSVKIVPQSEQHVIERFGRLRAVLGPGINMIVPFIDNVAHKISILERQLPTASQDAITRDNVLVQVDTSVFYRITEPEKTVYRIRDVDSAISTTVAGIVRAEIGKMDLDEVQANRSQLITTIKASVEDAVDSWGIEVTRAEILDVNLDAATRAAMMQQLNAERARRAQVTEAEGKKRAVELAAEAELYASEQTAKARRILADAEAYATQVVATAINENGLAAAQYQIALKQVDALNAMGKGSGNQTIVVPAQALEAFGDAFKLLKGKG; encoded by the coding sequence ATGCTCATCGGCCTGCTGGAGAACAATCTTGCTTGGCTTTTGCTGGCTCTGCTGGTCGTCATCCTGATCCTGAAATCAGTCAAAATTGTCCCGCAGTCTGAACAGCACGTAATCGAACGCTTTGGCCGGTTGCGCGCGGTCTTGGGGCCGGGGATCAACATGATCGTGCCCTTTATCGACAATGTGGCGCATAAAATCTCGATCCTTGAGCGGCAACTGCCTACCGCCAGCCAAGACGCGATCACCCGTGACAACGTGCTGGTGCAGGTCGACACCTCGGTCTTTTACCGCATCACCGAGCCGGAGAAGACCGTCTACCGCATCCGCGACGTGGACAGTGCGATCTCGACCACCGTTGCCGGGATTGTCCGCGCCGAGATCGGCAAAATGGACCTCGACGAAGTGCAGGCCAACCGCAGCCAATTGATCACCACAATCAAGGCCAGCGTCGAAGACGCGGTGGACAGTTGGGGCATCGAAGTCACCCGCGCCGAGATTTTGGACGTGAACCTTGATGCAGCCACCCGCGCCGCGATGATGCAGCAGCTGAACGCCGAACGCGCCCGTCGCGCACAGGTGACCGAGGCCGAGGGCAAGAAACGTGCCGTGGAACTTGCCGCCGAGGCCGAGCTTTACGCGTCAGAGCAAACCGCCAAGGCGCGGCGCATTCTGGCCGATGCCGAAGCCTATGCAACGCAAGTGGTCGCCACCGCGATCAACGAAAACGGGCTGGCGGCGGCACAATATCAGATTGCGCTGAAACAGGTCGATGCGTTGAACGCCATGGGCAAGGGGTCGGGTAATCAGACGATCGTCGTGCCCGCGCAGGCGTTAGAGGCCTTTGGCGATGCCTTTAAGCTTCTGAAAGGCAAAGGTTGA
- the tgt gene encoding tRNA guanosine(34) transglycosylase Tgt has protein sequence MTSTGFTKHAQDGKARSGVIQTTRGEIRTPAFMPVGTAATVKAMMPESVASTGADILLGNTYHLMLRPTAERIAKLGGLHKFMNWDKPILTDSGGFQVMSLAGLRKLTERGVTFKSHIDGSKHEITPERSMEIQELLGSDIVMCFDECPALPADRDRIASSMRMSMRWAKRSREAFGDRPGHMLFGIQQGGLEQDFRQESAEALREIGFDGYAVGGLAVGEGQEAMFSTLDFSTDMLPEDKPRYLMGVGKPDDIVGAVARGIDMMDCVLPSRSGRTGQVFTRMGVLNIKNARHMDDPRPLDENCSCPACQNYSRAYLHHVFRSQEIISSMLLTWHNLQYYQDIMAGMREAIAAGRFTQWQADFHAGREQGDIDPL, from the coding sequence ATGACCAGCACCGGATTCACCAAACACGCGCAGGACGGCAAGGCACGTAGCGGCGTGATCCAGACCACGCGTGGCGAGATCCGCACGCCAGCTTTCATGCCTGTGGGCACGGCGGCGACGGTCAAGGCGATGATGCCCGAGAGTGTGGCCTCGACAGGTGCCGATATCCTGCTGGGCAATACCTACCATCTGATGCTGCGCCCCACGGCGGAGCGTATCGCCAAGCTTGGTGGGCTGCATAAATTTATGAACTGGGACAAGCCGATCCTGACCGACAGTGGCGGCTTTCAGGTGATGAGCCTTGCCGGGTTGCGCAAGCTGACCGAACGCGGTGTGACCTTCAAAAGCCACATCGACGGCTCGAAACATGAGATCACGCCCGAACGCTCAATGGAAATCCAAGAGCTGCTGGGCTCTGACATTGTCATGTGTTTCGACGAATGCCCCGCGCTGCCTGCCGACCGCGACCGTATTGCCAGCAGCATGCGCATGTCGATGCGGTGGGCCAAACGCAGCCGCGAGGCTTTCGGTGACCGTCCGGGGCATATGCTCTTTGGCATTCAGCAGGGCGGGCTAGAGCAAGACTTCCGCCAAGAGAGCGCTGAGGCGCTGCGCGAAATCGGTTTTGATGGCTATGCCGTTGGCGGCTTGGCCGTGGGCGAGGGGCAGGAGGCGATGTTCTCGACCCTCGATTTCTCGACCGACATGCTGCCCGAGGATAAGCCGCGCTATCTGATGGGCGTGGGCAAGCCCGACGACATCGTCGGCGCCGTGGCGCGGGGCATTGATATGATGGACTGCGTGTTGCCCAGCCGTTCGGGGCGCACGGGGCAGGTTTTCACCCGGATGGGCGTGCTCAACATCAAAAACGCGCGTCACATGGATGACCCGCGCCCCTTGGACGAGAATTGCAGTTGCCCGGCCTGCCAGAACTATTCGCGGGCCTATCTGCACCATGTCTTCCGCAGCCAAGAGATCATCTCGTCGATGCTGCTGACATGGCACAACCTGCAATATTACCAAGACATCATGGCGGGCATGCGGGAGGCCATCGCAGCGGGGCGCTTTACCCAATGGCAGGCGGATTTCCACGCGGGGCGTGAACAGGGCGATATCGACCCGCTGTAA